The following coding sequences are from one Culicoidibacter larvae window:
- a CDS encoding phosphopentomutase, whose product MGRFIVIVLDSFGVGAMDDVVTVRPQDQGANTAKHLLATNGDFYWPTLERLGLMEAVGAPVGKMQLHADANFGTSNLKHFGADTFYGHQEIMGTDPKKPEFMKLNARIEAIAVALEEAGHTTRLFMKDGLHVIVVDEAVIVADNMETDLGQVINVSGSLDLLTFDEIVAIGRVVREQVTVSRVIALGGREVSLQNMLDAVKTKDGFIGLDTPASGLYKHDYHVIHLGYGVDSSVQVPTLLHQAGVPVVLLGKVADIVANPSGALYPGVESEYLFDELFKQVEATPNGFICLNIQETDLAGHAEDPVWYGDRITLSDKKIGELTAMLNDEDILIVMADHGNDPTIGHSKHTRERVPLMIYKKGIHGVRIGNRETMADVGATATDYFGIKTPFGTSFLELLK is encoded by the coding sequence ATGGGACGTTTTATTGTTATTGTGCTGGATAGTTTTGGTGTTGGCGCTATGGATGATGTTGTGACGGTTCGTCCGCAGGATCAAGGTGCTAATACGGCTAAGCATTTGTTGGCAACTAATGGCGATTTTTATTGGCCGACGCTTGAGCGTTTAGGGTTAATGGAAGCGGTTGGTGCGCCAGTTGGAAAGATGCAGTTGCATGCTGATGCTAATTTTGGTACTAGTAATTTGAAGCATTTTGGTGCTGATACTTTTTACGGTCATCAGGAAATTATGGGGACTGATCCGAAGAAACCGGAATTTATGAAGTTGAATGCAAGAATTGAGGCGATTGCAGTAGCGCTTGAGGAAGCTGGACATACAACCCGTCTTTTTATGAAGGACGGCTTGCATGTAATTGTTGTTGATGAGGCGGTTATTGTTGCCGACAACATGGAGACTGATTTAGGGCAGGTTATTAATGTTAGCGGCTCTTTAGATCTACTTACTTTTGATGAAATTGTGGCAATCGGGCGCGTCGTTCGGGAGCAGGTAACTGTTTCTCGGGTTATTGCGCTTGGCGGTCGTGAAGTGAGTTTGCAGAATATGCTGGATGCGGTGAAAACGAAAGATGGTTTTATTGGTCTTGATACACCGGCATCTGGTTTGTATAAGCATGATTATCATGTTATTCATTTAGGGTATGGGGTTGATAGCTCAGTGCAGGTGCCAACATTGTTGCATCAAGCTGGAGTGCCGGTAGTATTGCTTGGTAAGGTTGCGGATATTGTTGCCAATCCGAGCGGGGCACTATACCCTGGAGTTGAGAGTGAATATTTGTTTGATGAATTGTTCAAACAAGTTGAAGCAACACCAAATGGATTTATTTGTCTGAACATTCAGGAGACAGATTTAGCCGGGCATGCTGAGGATCCGGTTTGGTATGGCGATCGAATTACTTTATCGGATAAAAAAATTGGTGAATTGACAGCGATGCTCAATGATGAGGATATTTTAATTGTCATGGCTGATCATGGTAATGATCCGACGATTGGTCATAGTAAGCATACGCGTGAGCGGGTGCCGCTGATGATTTATAAAAAGGGTATACACGGAGTGCGGATCGGCAATCGTGAAACGATGGCTGATGTTGGTGCAACGGCTACTGATTATTTTGGAATTAAGACGCCATTCGGAACTTCTTTCCTTGAGTTGTTGAAATAA
- a CDS encoding YhfX family PLP-dependent enzyme: MFLDITKKRNPQLIEAAIMLHQSGQILPDTYVMDMDMIEANAKVMLATAGEYDMELFYMTKQIGRNPYIAQRLHDVGMKKAVVVDFKEAQVMMDHHLPLGNTGHLVQIPMHLLEKVIAYGSDFITVYSLDMLREVNRVAQQLGKKQAVLLRIVNDEQDRLYPGQYGGFLIDELSSYLDAFKACTSVDIAGITSFPCFLYDEQANEINQTHNVITVKAAKEILETAGFSIRELNIPSATCSRSIPFIASIGGTQGEPGHALTGTTPMHAVEDLEEQPAMVYVSEVSHTFKGQSYVYGGGYYRRGHLQHVLLDDKGEQHMATMAPFADENIDYYLEVNGEHAFGATAIMAFRTQIFVTRSTVAIVEGISKGEPKLVGLYNSLGQKLD, translated from the coding sequence ATGTTTTTGGATATTACCAAGAAAAGAAACCCGCAGTTGATTGAGGCAGCGATTATGCTGCATCAATCAGGTCAAATTCTCCCTGACACTTACGTCATGGATATGGATATGATTGAGGCTAACGCAAAAGTGATGTTAGCAACAGCTGGCGAGTATGATATGGAACTTTTTTATATGACTAAACAGATTGGCCGCAATCCTTATATCGCCCAGCGTCTCCATGATGTTGGTATGAAGAAGGCAGTAGTGGTTGATTTTAAGGAAGCCCAAGTAATGATGGATCACCATCTGCCGCTTGGCAATACCGGTCATTTAGTGCAGATACCGATGCATTTGCTTGAAAAGGTGATTGCTTATGGCAGCGATTTTATTACTGTATATTCATTGGATATGTTGCGCGAGGTGAACCGGGTTGCGCAGCAACTCGGTAAGAAGCAGGCGGTTTTGTTGCGGATTGTCAATGATGAGCAGGATCGGCTATATCCAGGTCAGTATGGTGGCTTTTTGATTGATGAGTTATCAAGTTATTTAGATGCTTTTAAAGCATGTACTAGCGTGGATATTGCCGGTATTACTTCATTTCCTTGCTTTTTATATGATGAGCAGGCAAATGAAATTAATCAGACCCATAATGTTATTACCGTTAAAGCTGCCAAAGAAATCTTGGAAACAGCCGGATTTTCAATCCGTGAGCTGAATATTCCATCAGCGACATGCAGTCGCTCAATTCCTTTTATCGCTTCTATTGGTGGTACGCAAGGTGAGCCAGGTCATGCTTTGACTGGAACAACGCCGATGCATGCGGTGGAAGATTTGGAAGAACAGCCAGCGATGGTGTATGTAAGTGAAGTTTCGCATACCTTTAAAGGACAAAGCTATGTATATGGTGGCGGTTATTATCGCCGTGGACATTTACAGCATGTTTTGCTGGATGATAAAGGTGAGCAGCATATGGCGACAATGGCACCGTTTGCTGATGAGAATATTGACTACTATCTTGAAGTTAACGGTGAGCATGCTTTTGGTGCTACGGCAATCATGGCTTTCCGCACGCAAATTTTTGTGACTCGAAGTACGGTGGCAATTGTTGAAGGTATTTCTAAGGGTGAACCAAAGTTGGTTGGTTTGTATAATAGTCTGGGCCAGAAATTAGATTAA
- a CDS encoding PRD domain-containing protein, whose protein sequence is MIQEKLNVLKTAGIIDEQIYDYMQAVIQYMNEQNVTTDSEKASVFLTHLAMATARQKKGESVAALDPQIAEQLRNEPAFVHAESLWQELAAIAPLTFDDAEVDYMYIHICSLLASL, encoded by the coding sequence ATGATACAAGAGAAGTTAAACGTATTAAAAACTGCCGGCATTATTGATGAGCAGATTTATGACTATATGCAGGCGGTTATTCAATATATGAATGAACAAAATGTTACAACCGACTCTGAAAAAGCGTCAGTATTTTTAACCCATCTGGCGATGGCGACTGCCCGTCAGAAAAAGGGTGAAAGTGTTGCGGCACTCGATCCTCAAATTGCTGAACAATTAAGAAATGAACCGGCATTTGTACATGCAGAAAGTTTGTGGCAAGAGCTTGCGGCAATTGCTCCGCTGACTTTTGATGATGCTGAAGTGGATTATATGTATATTCATATTTGCTCACTCTTAGCTTCGCTTTAG
- the yhfZ gene encoding GntR family transcriptional regulator YhfZ, whose product MNETFYRKTGLTITELAQELLQINKGEKLPIISELQLRLGVSRGTVQNALTFLKTQGAIALENKGHLGTYVSAIDYQILQKYAISDQVVGTMPLPYSRLYEGFATGLYECFGKHNIRLNMAYVRGSKDRIQSVINGVYGFAVTSKFAADRALQEGAPIKIILDFGPHSYLSRHILLFADNSSKQIENGMRIAIDSGSFDQRELTNSLTDGFDVTFVEMPGHQIIHGLREGIIDAGVWNYDEIIDKNYQDLNYRFIESDERQVDMTRAVIIVTETSSMIETIVKKNVEIAELLKVQQSVMAGAMIPRY is encoded by the coding sequence ATGAATGAGACTTTTTATCGGAAAACCGGTTTAACAATTACTGAACTGGCACAAGAATTATTACAAATAAATAAGGGTGAGAAGCTGCCAATTATCAGCGAGCTTCAATTGCGTCTCGGGGTGTCACGGGGAACCGTGCAAAACGCATTGACGTTTTTGAAAACGCAAGGAGCAATTGCGCTTGAAAATAAGGGTCATTTGGGTACCTATGTAAGTGCGATTGATTATCAGATTTTGCAGAAGTATGCAATTTCTGATCAAGTTGTCGGCACCATGCCTTTACCTTATTCACGTTTATATGAAGGGTTTGCAACTGGACTGTATGAATGTTTTGGTAAGCATAATATTCGTTTGAATATGGCTTACGTTCGCGGGTCGAAAGACCGGATTCAGTCAGTAATTAATGGTGTATATGGTTTTGCCGTTACCTCAAAGTTTGCTGCAGATCGCGCTCTGCAAGAAGGCGCACCGATAAAAATCATTTTGGATTTTGGTCCGCATTCATATCTTTCACGGCACATATTATTGTTTGCTGATAACAGCAGTAAACAAATTGAAAATGGGATGCGTATCGCTATTGACAGTGGTTCGTTTGACCAAAGAGAATTAACAAACAGTTTGACTGATGGCTTTGATGTCACTTTTGTTGAAATGCCCGGGCACCAGATTATTCATGGTTTGCGCGAGGGTATTATCGATGCCGGAGTTTGGAACTATGATGAAATTATTGATAAAAATTATCAGGATTTGAATTATCGTTTTATTGAAAGTGATGAGCGTCAGGTTGATATGACCAGAGCGGTTATCATTGTTACTGAAACAAGTTCAATGATTGAAACAATTGTAAAGAAAAATGTCGAGATTGCTGAACTTTTAAAAGTTCAGCAGTCAGTCATGGCGGGAGCAATGATTCCGCGATATTAG
- a CDS encoding aminotransferase → MKTYPLKSITIDQAMQKQFALVDAVTREFEGQDIITRGDLGVVPGLNQPRTTAKVERVLADFFNTEAAMLVRGAGTMAIRLALYAVMKPHEKLLIHEAPIYPTTGTSVAMMGLQTVSADFNDLAALKAAIESQKPDAVLVQFTRQRPDDAYDMGEVIACIRSVDAELPIITDDNYAVMKVEKIGSELGASASCFSMFKLLGPEGIGCIVGDLAIIEALRKENYSGGLQVQGHEALDALRGLIYAPVALAISAQVTDDLHERLNNGELAGVKQAFIANAQSKVLLVELEDEIADQVLAAAVTLGGLPNPVGAESKYEFSPLFYRLSGTFRAANPELSKRMIRINPNRAGSETVLRILREAIAQVK, encoded by the coding sequence ATGAAAACTTATCCATTAAAAAGTATTACTATTGACCAAGCTATGCAGAAGCAGTTTGCTCTTGTTGACGCGGTAACAAGAGAATTTGAAGGACAGGATATTATTACCCGAGGAGACCTTGGGGTTGTGCCGGGGTTGAACCAACCCCGCACAACCGCAAAAGTTGAGCGGGTCTTAGCTGACTTTTTCAATACTGAGGCGGCTATGCTGGTGCGTGGTGCCGGAACAATGGCTATTCGTTTGGCACTTTATGCAGTGATGAAGCCTCATGAGAAGCTTCTGATTCATGAGGCTCCGATTTATCCGACAACCGGAACATCAGTAGCAATGATGGGACTGCAAACGGTAAGTGCTGATTTCAATGATTTAGCGGCGTTAAAGGCAGCCATTGAATCACAAAAACCAGATGCGGTTTTGGTACAGTTTACTCGGCAACGTCCGGATGATGCATATGATATGGGTGAGGTGATCGCTTGTATTCGCAGCGTTGACGCTGAGTTGCCAATTATTACCGATGATAATTATGCAGTGATGAAAGTTGAAAAGATTGGGAGTGAGCTTGGGGCAAGTGCTTCTTGTTTCTCAATGTTTAAGCTTTTAGGGCCGGAAGGCATTGGCTGTATTGTTGGCGATTTGGCAATTATTGAGGCATTGCGTAAGGAAAATTATTCTGGCGGTCTGCAAGTGCAGGGGCATGAAGCTTTGGATGCTTTACGTGGCTTGATTTATGCACCGGTGGCTTTAGCAATTTCCGCACAAGTTACTGATGATTTGCATGAGCGCTTGAACAATGGTGAACTTGCTGGGGTTAAACAGGCATTTATTGCCAATGCGCAATCAAAAGTTTTATTGGTTGAATTAGAAGATGAAATTGCAGACCAAGTGTTGGCGGCGGCAGTGACCCTTGGTGGTTTGCCGAATCCGGTCGGAGCGGAATCTAAATATGAATTTTCGCCATTATTTTACCGGCTTTCAGGAACATTCCGCGCGGCCAATCCGGAATTATCGAAACGGATGATTCGGATCAACCCTAACCGTGCCGGCAGCGAAACAGTTCTTAGGATTTTGCGGGAAGCAATTGCACAAGTTAAATAA